AGGCGAAGCTTGAGCTCGCCCTTCGCATCATCCCGCAACATGATGAACGCTTCATCCGGGCCGATGACCTCGAAAATAATCTTCATGATCGCGTTCAGGAGCTCGCTCAGATTGAGCGTCGCCGAGATAGCGCGGCCGACCCTGTACACAATGGCGAGGTGCTTGTGAGCCTTCCTCAGGAGCGCGAGATCGCCGCTGGCATCCTCGGAATCAATTTTTCTCATCGCGTCGGCGCTCAGCACAGAACGCACGGTTGATTTCACGTTTTTATCGTCCGCGGGGCATTGGGCCGACTTTACCGATGCTCCTTTCTGCTCAAGGTGGTAGATGAGGAGGGTCTGGCCTATCTTGATTTCATCCCCCTCCTTGAGGATGGCCTTTTCTACGCGATTCCCGTTCAGGAATGTGCCGTTCTTGCTCCCCATGTCCTCGAGGGCGGCTTTCCCGTCCGGCCCCAGGTGGATGGATGCGTGCTCCCGTGATACACCGCGGTCGCTCAACTCGATGGTGCATGCCCGGCTCCTCCCGATGGTGATCGTGCCCGGTCCGATATCGTGATAGAGGCCCTGGGTGGCACCCTCTTTGAAAAAAAGCTGTGGCATCAGCGTGTGATTCCCTTTTTAAGAAAAAGACGTCCCCCGCTCCGCTGCCGCCAGCAGCAGCAGGGGCAACGGGGACCCCAGCCGAAGACGGCGCTACTGGCCAGACCTTAATGAATACTTCTTTAATATCTCTAAGGCAGCCTCCGCTCCCTTCCAACCTTCAATGCTCGTGTCTTTGTGCTCGAGCAGCTTGTATGTCCCGAAGAAATTCTCTATCTCCGCCAGCCAGTGCTTCTGGACGTCGGCGATGTCGTTGATGCCGTCGAAGCGCGGGTCGGCGACCGGGACGCCGAGAAGCTTCTCATCTACCCCGTGTTCGTCCCGCATCAGCAGGACGCCGATGGGCCTGACCCTCACGCGGCAGCCGGGGAATGTCGGCTCCTCCACAAAGATCAGGATATCAAGCGTGTCCCCGTCCGCCGCTCGCGTCCCCGGGATGAACCCGTAGTCAGTGGGGTAATGGACAGATGAGAAGAGCACCCTGTCGAGCCTGATTGCGCCGGTCGAGTGGTCGTACTCGTACTTGTTGCGACTCCCCTTCTGAATTTCCACGACTGCTTCAACTACTGAAAATCCATGTTTCATCGCTATGTGCTGCCTCCTCACCAGCAGATCGGTCGACGTGCGACCCTGACGGCTACAAAGGAGAGTTCAAAAGGTTTCCCCTCGAGCGCCCCGCCATAACGGACGTCATGGCGATTGCGCATGCGGTGCCTCCGCTTGCTCGGAATCCTCTCCCTCATGCTGCCCTTCTATATAATCCCCGTACTATGTAGGCCGTTTTGTAAAGCATCCCGATGTCATGAGTGCCATTACCGCCATCGCCCACTATATCAATTTTTTTATCTCTCCTCCTGTATATCCTGTGCAATGGGCTGCAGCCACAGAAGCAAAACACGGCACCATTCTACCGTGTCACAGCCCGTCGTGCAAGGCATTCCGGGTTTGTGGCAACGTAACTAGTTCCATGCAATTGAGATAGTTCGCCATTGGACTTTCTCCTCTCATGCGAAAATTCTCATGGGATGTTGCCCCATCCCCGCACATCAGTCAGTCTTTGCCAAATCGCGCGACATTTTTGGCGATTGGGCCCGTTCTCTTTTGTGTTAAGATACACGGAATATGCCGGTGTGACTTTCCAGCCCATGACCCGAGAGGTAAAAAGATGGCGCCAAACGCCAAATCCAGAATCTCCATGGTGAGATGCAGCTCCTATAACCTGGAGCCTGTGAAGGCAGCGTTAAAAACGGCCATAGACCTCCTGGGTGGCGTGTCTCAGTTCGTCGGGACCGGCCAGTCCGTCCTCATCAAGCCAAATATGCTCTCTCCCCACCCTCCAGGGAGGGCGGTCACCACGCACCCCTCTCTCATCGAGGCCGTCGTTGAACTCGTCAGGTCCGCCGGCGGAACTCCTTCCGTAGGTGACAGTCCCGGCTTCTATAAATTCTCGAGGGTGGCGGAAGTCTCGGGCATCGGTGAGGCAGCCAGGAGAGCCGGTGCGCTCCTTGTCCCATTCGAGAGAGAGGAAGAGATCGTTACCGCAGAGGGCTGTCTTTTGAAAAGGTTAGTGGTGGCGCGTGAGGTGGCCCGGGCC
This is a stretch of genomic DNA from Candidatus Auribacterota bacterium. It encodes these proteins:
- a CDS encoding inorganic diphosphatase, with the protein product MKHGFSVVEAVVEIQKGSRNKYEYDHSTGAIRLDRVLFSSVHYPTDYGFIPGTRAADGDTLDILIFVEEPTFPGCRVRVRPIGVLLMRDEHGVDEKLLGVPVADPRFDGINDIADVQKHWLAEIENFFGTYKLLEHKDTSIEGWKGAEAALEILKKYSLRSGQ